In Candidatus Hydrogenedens sp., the following are encoded in one genomic region:
- the sufC gene encoding Fe-S cluster assembly ATPase SufC yields the protein MNLLEIKNLKVSVEGQLILKGIDLTIGSGETHAIMGPNGSGKSTLAQVLTGNENYEVDPESKILFFGEDITSTPPEERARRGIFTAFQYPVEIPGLSNTEFLHTALNEIREWRHLSSLDIWDFEKILKEKMKEIGLDPTFSDRSVNEGFSGGEKKRNEIVQMAILEPILAILDETDSGLDIDALKSVAEGVNRMRNPKRSFIIITHYQRLLNYIKPDFVHVLYKGKIVKSGDYTLALELEQKGYDWLKTDSEQELSIAKA from the coding sequence ATGAATTTACTTGAAATCAAAAATTTGAAGGTGTCCGTAGAAGGACAACTAATTTTAAAAGGGATAGACCTGACTATTGGTTCAGGAGAAACTCATGCTATTATGGGTCCAAATGGTTCAGGGAAAAGTACCCTTGCCCAAGTGCTTACTGGTAATGAAAATTATGAGGTAGACCCAGAAAGCAAGATTTTATTTTTTGGTGAGGACATAACATCCACACCACCAGAAGAAAGGGCACGTCGTGGTATCTTTACTGCGTTCCAGTACCCAGTTGAAATACCTGGATTATCGAATACAGAGTTTTTACATACTGCTTTGAATGAGATTCGTGAGTGGAGACATTTGTCAAGTTTAGATATCTGGGATTTTGAAAAAATCTTAAAGGAAAAGATGAAGGAAATTGGTTTAGACCCAACTTTTTCAGATAGATCTGTAAATGAAGGGTTCTCTGGTGGTGAAAAGAAACGGAATGAGATTGTTCAAATGGCAATATTAGAACCGATATTAGCCATACTTGATGAAACGGACTCTGGTTTAGATATTGATGCCTTAAAATCTGTGGCTGAGGGTGTTAATCGTATGAGAAATCCGAAACGCTCATTCATTATTATTACTCATTATCAACGGTTACTAAACTACATTAAACCTGACTTTGTGCATGTGTTGTATAAGGGGAAAATTGTTAAATCTGGGGATTATACACTTGCATTAGAACTTGAACAAAAAGGTTATGATTGGCTGAAAACAGATTCTGAACAGGAATTATCAATTGCGAAAGCATGA